The proteins below are encoded in one region of Metabacillus dongyingensis:
- a CDS encoding helix-turn-helix domain-containing protein, producing MGTNNFGRDIRALRTKRGMGSRELSRLVGKAETYISQLERGLIKKPDYNTAFEIVKLLGFTESGIDKFLESFYQIKSPLKIAAEAEDVENLDEARAAKIEEMWTQRQEDIDNDQEYHVNNFEKEMVNIESEWMIELIDKLKRRNEEIKMELSFNIDKNAQTFEPVINNLYSLLTSMRKDRGNFNFFVGLFENDLSILSQESKDKILKVVKEEMDEKK from the coding sequence ATGGGTACTAATAACTTTGGTAGAGATATAAGAGCATTGAGAACAAAGAGGGGAATGGGTTCTAGGGAACTATCTCGATTAGTAGGCAAGGCTGAAACGTATATATCCCAACTCGAAAGAGGATTGATAAAGAAGCCAGATTATAATACGGCCTTCGAAATAGTGAAGCTTTTAGGGTTTACAGAGAGTGGGATTGATAAATTTTTAGAGAGTTTTTATCAAATTAAATCCCCACTAAAGATTGCTGCTGAAGCAGAGGATGTAGAAAATCTTGATGAAGCTAGAGCCGCCAAAATTGAAGAAATGTGGACTCAAAGACAGGAAGACATTGATAATGACCAAGAATATCATGTAAATAACTTTGAAAAAGAAATGGTTAATATTGAAAGTGAATGGATGATAGAGTTGATTGATAAGCTCAAAAGGAGAAATGAAGAAATTAAGATGGAACTTTCATTTAATATTGATAAAAATGCACAAACTTTTGAACCTGTTATTAATAATCTATATTCATTGTTAACATCAATGAGGAAAGATAGAGGAAATTTTAATTTTTTTGTTGGATTATTTGAGAATGATCTAAGTATTCTGAGTCAAGAAAGTAAAGACAAAATATTAAAAGTAGTAAAAGAAGAGATGGACGAAAAAAAATAG